The Marinobacter sp. ANT_B65 genome has a segment encoding these proteins:
- a CDS encoding tartrate dehydrogenase, producing the protein MNSYNIAFIPGDGVGVEVTKAALDVLEAAARKYGFILTPTHYEWGCEYYLKQGQMMPDDGLALLEKSDAIFLGAVGWPEKVPDSVSLHGLLLPIRKQFDQFVNVRPHRLLKGAQGPLKKTDFNILCIRENTEGEYSGAGGRVHMGNPHEVAVETSIFTRHGVERILRFGFEQARLRSKKLASVTKSNAQKYSMVFWDEITDELAAEYPDVKVERYHVDAAAARMITHPESFDVIVASNLFGDILSDIGAAIQGGLGFAASANINPGRQMPSMFEPVHGSAPDIAGQGKANPVAAIWSGAMMLEHLGEKQAAGAIMSALNEVLNITDNCTPDMGGTATTAELADAIVRSL; encoded by the coding sequence ATGAATTCTTATAATATTGCATTCATTCCCGGGGATGGCGTTGGCGTCGAAGTCACAAAAGCAGCGCTTGATGTACTCGAAGCGGCGGCCCGTAAATATGGCTTTATCCTGACCCCCACTCACTATGAATGGGGATGTGAGTATTACCTGAAGCAGGGTCAGATGATGCCCGATGACGGGCTGGCACTCCTTGAGAAAAGCGATGCGATCTTTCTGGGCGCCGTAGGCTGGCCCGAGAAAGTGCCAGACAGTGTTTCACTGCACGGCCTGCTGTTGCCGATCCGCAAACAGTTCGACCAGTTCGTCAACGTACGCCCACACCGGCTGCTTAAAGGCGCACAGGGGCCGCTGAAGAAAACAGACTTCAACATCCTGTGCATACGGGAAAACACCGAAGGCGAATACTCCGGAGCCGGCGGCCGCGTGCATATGGGCAATCCACACGAAGTGGCAGTGGAAACCTCAATATTCACTCGCCACGGAGTGGAACGCATTCTCCGCTTTGGCTTTGAACAGGCTCGGTTACGCTCCAAAAAACTGGCATCCGTGACCAAGTCAAATGCGCAAAAATACTCCATGGTATTCTGGGATGAAATCACAGATGAACTGGCAGCCGAGTACCCGGACGTAAAAGTTGAACGCTACCACGTTGATGCCGCCGCCGCGCGCATGATCACGCATCCGGAAAGCTTTGATGTGATCGTTGCATCCAACCTGTTTGGCGACATCCTCAGCGACATAGGCGCTGCTATTCAGGGCGGCCTGGGATTCGCTGCCTCTGCGAACATCAACCCGGGGCGGCAGATGCCATCGATGTTTGAGCCTGTGCATGGTTCAGCGCCGGATATCGCAGGCCAGGGCAAGGCCAACCCTGTGGCAGCAATATGGTCCGGAGCGATGATGCTTGAGCATCTTGGCGAAAAACAGGCAGCAGGTGCCATCATGAGTGCGTTGAATGAGGTGCTGAACATCACCGATAACTGCACGCCAGATATGGGCGGCACAGCTACAACGGCGGAATTGGCCGATGCTATAGTGAGATCACTGTAG
- a CDS encoding asparaginase: MKNTLVLISLGGTIASLPGTSGRAIAGALSGTELMEKLQIKSDCPVEVITLCQKPSNAITTADLLQLRKLCIDLSQREDVAGLVVSQGTDTLEDTAYFLDTSLALADTAVVVTGAQRVPYAPGSDAGPNLRDALKVAGTPQARGAGALVVFNEEIHGANSVRKLSSYQLNGFGSPGIGPVGFVDGDEVRLCKRLQRSDVIAPGEQLPRVDILPVAIDASPALLEAAVASGAKGLVIDAIGRGHIPPSWVEPLGDLLSAGIPVVVTSSTHWGRVEEVYEYPGSLAEQVSMGAIKANHLNARKARLRLMCALSCKMPIDQSTFS; encoded by the coding sequence ATGAAAAATACCCTAGTACTGATTTCACTGGGCGGCACGATTGCCAGTCTTCCTGGCACTTCAGGGCGGGCCATTGCGGGCGCCCTTTCCGGCACAGAGCTGATGGAGAAGCTGCAGATCAAGAGCGATTGTCCGGTTGAAGTCATCACCCTATGCCAGAAGCCCAGCAATGCCATTACCACAGCCGACCTGCTACAACTGAGAAAGCTGTGTATTGATCTGTCGCAACGCGAAGATGTGGCAGGGCTGGTAGTGTCCCAGGGCACGGACACCCTTGAGGATACAGCTTACTTCCTGGATACAAGCCTGGCACTGGCAGACACTGCGGTAGTGGTCACCGGCGCCCAGCGCGTGCCCTACGCCCCCGGCTCAGATGCCGGCCCCAACCTTCGTGATGCACTGAAGGTAGCAGGTACTCCTCAGGCACGAGGAGCCGGTGCTCTGGTTGTGTTCAATGAGGAAATTCATGGGGCAAACTCGGTTCGTAAGCTCAGCAGCTATCAGCTCAACGGCTTTGGCTCGCCGGGGATCGGACCCGTGGGTTTTGTTGATGGCGATGAAGTCAGACTGTGCAAGCGGCTGCAGCGTTCAGATGTAATTGCACCAGGCGAGCAATTGCCGCGAGTGGATATTCTGCCTGTGGCAATTGACGCATCACCTGCCCTGCTTGAAGCTGCGGTAGCCAGCGGCGCCAAAGGGCTGGTGATAGACGCTATCGGCCGGGGCCATATTCCACCGAGCTGGGTAGAACCTCTGGGCGACCTGTTGAGCGCTGGAATTCCAGTAGTGGTGACATCGTCAACACACTGGGGGCGTGTCGAAGAGGTGTATGAATACCCCGGATCACTGGCAGAGCAGGTCTCAATGGGTGCGATCAAGGCTAATCACCTGAATGCCAGAAAAGCCCGGCTGAGGCTCATGTGCGCTTTGTCCTGCAAAATGCCAATTGATCAGTCGACCTTTTCCTGA
- a CDS encoding TRAP transporter large permease produces the protein MIEILIFSFIGFLIIGLPIAIALGAASTLAIYFGSHIPLLVVAQKMFQGLNNFSYLAIPLFLLAGALMYEAKLSERLVGMASRLVGKRPGGLANVATTSSAFFGAISGSAPATTAAVGTVLIPSMKKMGYTAAGSGAVVAASGALGLIIPPSITMVIYGVISGVSIGGLFINGIVPGILLTLAICVLNWWRGRKSVDDISLDDTPPPASERIKNLAALLMPIIIIIGIYSGAFTPTESAAVACIYGLLIGVFLYKTLGLTEIKRAFMGTAATTAVIMFLMVCANVFAFVITTERVPQLFSAWVMTITTDPTMVMLMMLALLIVVGTFLDNVSALVLLVPTLVAITSAVGIDPMYFGVFTIIALAVGQFTPPVGLNLYIAANIANETVEKISHAVLPFVAVYIAALLIFVAFPNILTIFS, from the coding sequence ATGATTGAGATTCTGATTTTCTCATTTATCGGTTTTCTGATAATAGGATTGCCTATTGCGATCGCCCTGGGCGCAGCCAGCACTCTTGCTATCTATTTCGGCAGCCATATCCCACTGCTGGTAGTTGCGCAGAAAATGTTCCAGGGGCTGAATAACTTCTCATACCTGGCCATTCCTCTCTTCTTGCTGGCCGGAGCCCTGATGTATGAGGCCAAACTATCCGAGCGCCTTGTTGGTATGGCAAGCCGGCTGGTAGGAAAGCGCCCGGGCGGATTGGCCAATGTGGCCACGACTTCTTCTGCGTTCTTCGGAGCGATTTCCGGATCTGCACCGGCAACCACCGCAGCCGTTGGCACCGTCCTGATCCCTTCCATGAAAAAAATGGGGTACACCGCAGCAGGTTCAGGAGCTGTAGTGGCTGCCTCGGGCGCATTGGGGCTGATCATTCCACCGAGCATCACCATGGTTATCTATGGCGTGATCTCCGGGGTATCCATTGGCGGGCTGTTCATCAACGGGATTGTTCCAGGAATACTGCTGACACTGGCTATCTGTGTACTGAACTGGTGGCGTGGAAGAAAGAGCGTTGATGACATCAGCCTTGACGACACCCCACCACCTGCCAGCGAACGCATCAAGAACCTGGCGGCATTGCTCATGCCGATCATTATCATTATAGGGATATACTCAGGCGCATTTACGCCAACCGAGTCAGCTGCGGTGGCCTGCATTTACGGGCTGCTCATTGGGGTCTTCCTCTATAAAACCCTTGGCCTTACAGAAATAAAGCGTGCCTTCATGGGTACAGCGGCCACAACTGCCGTGATCATGTTCCTGATGGTCTGTGCCAATGTCTTTGCCTTTGTGATAACCACTGAACGCGTCCCTCAGCTTTTCTCTGCCTGGGTGATGACCATTACCACTGACCCGACCATGGTAATGCTCATGATGCTGGCATTGCTGATCGTAGTAGGTACCTTTCTGGATAACGTGTCAGCTCTGGTACTGCTGGTCCCCACCCTGGTAGCAATCACCTCTGCCGTTGGCATTGACCCCATGTACTTTGGCGTATTCACCATCATTGCACTGGCAGTCGGGCAGTTCACGCCCCCTGTAGGGCTTAACCTGTATATCGCGGCCAACATTGCCAATGAAACGGTGGAAAAAATCAGTCACGCGGTGCTTCCGTTTGTTGCGGTTTACATCGCAGCCCTGCTGATTTTCGTAGCCTTCCCCAACATCCTGACTATTTTTTCCTGA
- a CDS encoding TRAP transporter small permease, producing MDNTDQPSASGIRKSLISLCDKIAVVCHVIATIAIAVMLSLVIIQVIFRYVLNTPIGWTQEVSVFSMMLAVMSGMAVAFWRGEHFRVSVFVDSLPSVLAKIVNLASRLITITFLSVVVWFSYSLALRGIRQVSPTSGIPIGYVQFFLTGGCLVAAFLLTVKTLLGHETISDKNAVSAEPVS from the coding sequence ATGGATAATACAGATCAACCATCCGCCTCTGGTATCAGAAAATCACTAATTTCACTTTGCGACAAAATTGCTGTTGTCTGCCATGTGATAGCAACCATCGCTATTGCTGTGATGCTGTCGCTGGTCATCATTCAGGTCATATTCAGATACGTACTTAACACCCCGATCGGGTGGACTCAGGAAGTTTCAGTATTTTCGATGATGCTTGCCGTCATGTCGGGAATGGCCGTTGCCTTCTGGCGCGGAGAACATTTCAGGGTGTCTGTCTTCGTTGACAGCCTGCCCTCGGTACTTGCCAAAATAGTAAATCTTGCTTCCCGTCTTATTACCATCACCTTTCTTTCCGTGGTTGTGTGGTTCAGCTACTCGCTGGCACTGCGAGGTATCAGACAGGTATCACCCACCTCAGGAATTCCGATTGGATATGTCCAGTTTTTCCTGACGGGCGGCTGTCTTGTAGCGGCTTTCCTGCTTACCGTGAAAACCCTGTTGGGTCACGAAACCATCAGTGACAAAAATGCTGTCAGCGCGGAACCTGTATCATGA
- a CDS encoding TRAP transporter substrate-binding protein produces the protein MKHGFIPAISTLALSMALSSNMAFAQDYTLRLSHTGAPSHHYQTITEQFAKEIAEKTDGAVEIQVFPSDQLGNQLESVEGTMIGTLEMTLASDTVLSNWVPDMGMLNLPFLFEDMDEYLEVVEGPVGDMLSAQVEDQGAVIIGWWGNGMRHVTNSVRPINKPEDLEGLKIRVPEGKVFVDTFKTLGAGATVMSFGELYSALQLGVVDGQENPPAHIITQNFNEVQDYVSRTGHIHMGSPLIMNAHLFYSMPEDIQKTLLEVGREYDRRHIDLIANLEAEQWEEVAERGMKINDVDKSLFRKAVQPVYDDAAATFNKDILDLLTK, from the coding sequence ATGAAACACGGATTTATTCCAGCAATCTCCACTCTTGCTCTTTCTATGGCGCTGTCTTCCAACATGGCGTTTGCGCAGGACTATACACTTCGCCTCAGCCACACTGGCGCCCCAAGCCACCACTACCAAACCATTACCGAGCAGTTTGCCAAAGAAATCGCAGAAAAAACCGATGGCGCTGTTGAAATCCAGGTATTCCCCTCCGATCAGCTGGGAAATCAGCTTGAATCAGTGGAAGGCACCATGATCGGCACTCTGGAAATGACTCTGGCCTCAGACACCGTGCTGTCTAACTGGGTACCTGATATGGGTATGCTTAACCTGCCCTTCCTGTTCGAAGATATGGATGAATACCTTGAGGTAGTTGAAGGTCCCGTTGGCGATATGCTGAGCGCACAGGTAGAAGATCAGGGTGCGGTTATCATCGGCTGGTGGGGAAATGGCATGCGTCATGTCACCAACTCCGTTCGCCCAATCAACAAGCCAGAAGATCTTGAAGGCCTGAAGATCCGCGTTCCGGAAGGAAAAGTGTTCGTAGACACCTTTAAGACATTAGGGGCCGGTGCAACGGTAATGTCCTTCGGTGAGCTGTATTCTGCGCTGCAACTGGGTGTTGTAGACGGCCAGGAAAACCCGCCTGCTCACATCATTACCCAGAACTTCAATGAAGTTCAGGACTATGTATCGCGTACAGGCCACATCCATATGGGCTCTCCGCTCATCATGAATGCACACCTCTTCTACAGCATGCCGGAAGACATCCAGAAAACACTGCTTGAGGTTGGCAGAGAGTACGACCGCAGGCACATTGATTTGATCGCAAACCTTGAAGCCGAGCAGTGGGAGGAAGTCGCAGAGCGTGGCATGAAGATAAATGATGTAGACAAGTCTCTGTTCCGCAAAGCCGTACAGCCTGTCTATGACGACGCTGCTGCAACGTTCAACAAGGACATCCTTGACCTGCTAACCAAGTAA